A single window of Pungitius pungitius chromosome 20, fPunPun2.1, whole genome shotgun sequence DNA harbors:
- the LOC134107850 gene encoding septin-4-like produces the protein MWLSICVLPRAALCNLAGSPSVPRRPGRIGPNPDLQLSGLRRPLFSQVSVDCPLSPASRPHSPWGSFDPYDSPEDQDKEYVGVATLPNQVHRKTVKKGFTFTLLVAGESGLGKSTLIISLFLTDLYKDRKVPNAQERIDQTINIVKHTISIEEKGVKVRLTIIDTPGFGDAVNNTESWKPIEDYIDQQFEQYFRDESGLNRRNIQDNRVRCCLYFISPFGHGLRHLDVACMKALHNKINIVPVVAIPDEPPLCYYWLKG, from the coding sequence ATGTGGCTCTCTATCTGCGTGCTGCCCCGTGCCGCCCTGTGCAACCTTGCTGGCTCTCCATCAGTCCCTCGTAGACCAGGTCGCATTGGACCGAACCCAGATCTTCAGCTCTCGGGGCTGAGGAGACCGCTCTTCTCTCAGGTGTCCGTGGATTGTCCTCTCAGCCCGGCATCACGTCCGCATAGCCCCTGGGGAAGTTTTGACCCATACGACTCTCCCGAGGACCAAGACAAAGAGTATGTGGGTGTTGCCACATTACCCAACCAGGTTCATAGAAAGACAGTGAAGAAAGGTTTCACATTTACCCTTCTGGTGGCAGGGGAGTCTGGCCTCGGTAAATCCACACTAATCATCAGTTTGTTCCTCACGGACCTCTACAAAGACAGGAAGGTTCCCAATGCACAAGAACGGATTGATCAAACGATCAACATCGTAAAACACACCATCAGCATCGAAGAGAAAGGAGTCAAAGTGAGGCTCACCATCATAGACACACCGGGGTTCGGAGATGCTGTCAACAACACAGAAAGCTGGAAGCCAATAGAAGACTACATTGACCAGCAGTTTGAGCAGTACTTCAGAGATGAGAGCGGATTGAACCGAAGGAACATCCAGGACAACAGAGTCCGTTGCTGCCTATACTTTATCTCTCCGTTCGGCCACGGTCTCCGACATCTGGATGTTGCGTGTATGAAGGCTTTGCATAACAAAATCAACATAGTTCCCGTTGTTGccatcccggacgagcccccactttGTTACTATTGGCTCAAAGGGTAA
- the LOC119195301 gene encoding septin-4-like → MWLSICVLPRAALCNLAGSPSVPRRPGRIGPNPDLQLSGLRRPLFSQVSVDCPLSPASRPHSPWGSFDPYDSPEDQDKEYVGVATLPNQVRRKTVKKGFTFTLLVAGESGLGKSTLIISLFLTDLYKDRKVPNAQERIDQTINIVKHTISIEEKGVKVRLTIIDTPGFGDAVNNTESWKPIEDYIDQQFEQYFRDESGLNRRNIQDNRVHCCLYFISPFGHGLRPLDVACMKALHNKINIVPVVAIPDEPPLCYYWLKG, encoded by the coding sequence ATGTGGCTCTCTATCTGCGTGCTGCCCCGTGCCGCCCTGTGCAACCTTGCTGGCTCTCCATCAGTCCCTCGTAGACCAGGTCGCATTGGACCGAACCCAGATCTTCAGCTCTCGGGGCTGAGGAGACCGCTCTTCTCTCAGGTGTCCGTGGATTGTCCTCTCAGCCCGGCATCACGTCCGCATAGCCCCTGGGGAAGTTTTGACCCATACGACTCTCCCGAGGACCAAGACAAAGAGTATGTGGGTGTTGCCACATTACCCAACCAGGTTCGTAGAAAGACAGTGAAGAAAGGTTTCACATTTACCCTTCTGGTGGCAGGGGAGTCTGGCCTCGGTAAATCCACACTAATCATCAGTTTGTTCCTCACGGACCTCTACAAAGACAGGAAGGTTCCCAATGCACAAGAACGGATTGATCAAACGATCAACATCGTAAAACACACCATCAGCATCGAAGAGAAAGGAGTCAAAGTGAGGCTCACCATCATAGACACACCGGGGTTCGGAGATGCTGTCAACAACACAGAAAGCTGGAAGCCAATAGAAGACTACATTGACCAGCAGTTTGAGCAGTACTTCAGAGATGAGAGCGGATTGAACCGAAGGAACATCCAGGACAACAGAGTCCATTGCTGCCTATACTTTATCTCTCCGTTCGGCCACGGTCTCCGACCTCTGGATGTTGCGTGTATGAAGGCTTTGCATAACAAAATCAACATAGTTCCCGTTGTTGccatcccggacgagcccccactttGTTACTACTGGCTCAAAGGGTAA